Proteins found in one Nostoc sp. NIES-3756 genomic segment:
- the nifB gene encoding nitrogenase cofactor biosynthesis protein NifB, which yields MTPPVTGLSDSLATESTPTLAKSGGCGCDSSTTVEVDERLKERIAKHPCYSEEAHHHYARMHVAVAPACNIQCNYCNRKYDCANESRPGVVSELLTPEEAAHKVLVIAGKIPQMTVLGVAGPGDPLANPEKTFRTFELIADKAPDIKLCLSTNGLMLPEYIDRIKQLNIDHVTITLNTVDPEIGAQIYSWVHYNRRRYRGVEGAKILLEKQLEGLQALREADILCKVNSVMIPGINDQHLVEVNKVIRENGAFLHNIMPLISAPEHGTHFGLTGQRGPTQKELKSVQDQCAGNMKMMRHCRQCRADAVGLLGEDRSQEFTKDKFLEMAPEYDFDKRQEVHEGIEKFREELQAAREKVTAGKTQTANNPKILVAIATKGGGLVNQHFGHAKEFQIYEVDGTEVRFISHRKVDHYCQGGYGEAATFDNIVKTIADCKAVLISKIGESPKEKLLQAGIQAVEAYDVIEKVALEFYEQWNKG from the coding sequence ATGACACCACCAGTTACAGGACTCTCCGACTCCTTGGCTACTGAATCAACACCTACCTTAGCAAAATCGGGTGGTTGCGGATGCGACAGCAGCACCACCGTGGAAGTAGACGAAAGGCTCAAAGAACGCATTGCTAAACATCCCTGCTACAGCGAAGAAGCTCACCACCATTACGCGAGAATGCACGTTGCCGTTGCACCAGCTTGCAACATCCAATGCAACTACTGCAACCGTAAATATGACTGCGCTAACGAAAGCCGTCCTGGGGTAGTAAGTGAATTACTCACACCAGAAGAAGCAGCACACAAAGTTTTAGTAATTGCTGGCAAAATTCCCCAAATGACAGTTTTGGGAGTTGCTGGTCCTGGCGATCCTTTAGCGAACCCGGAAAAGACTTTCCGCACCTTTGAATTGATTGCAGATAAAGCACCAGATATCAAGTTGTGCTTATCGACCAACGGTTTGATGTTGCCCGAATATATCGATCGCATTAAACAATTAAATATTGATCACGTTACAATTACCCTCAATACAGTTGACCCAGAAATCGGCGCACAGATTTATTCTTGGGTTCACTACAACCGTAGACGTTATAGAGGCGTAGAAGGCGCAAAGATTCTACTAGAGAAGCAACTAGAAGGCTTGCAAGCTCTCAGAGAAGCTGATATCTTATGCAAAGTTAACTCCGTGATGATTCCCGGCATCAACGACCAACACCTAGTAGAAGTTAACAAGGTGATTCGGGAAAATGGTGCATTCTTGCACAACATCATGCCTCTGATTTCTGCACCAGAACACGGTACACACTTCGGCTTAACTGGACAACGTGGCCCCACACAAAAAGAACTGAAATCAGTGCAAGACCAATGTGCGGGTAACATGAAAATGATGCGCCATTGTCGCCAGTGCCGCGCTGATGCTGTAGGCTTGTTAGGTGAAGACCGCAGCCAAGAATTTACCAAAGATAAATTCTTAGAAATGGCTCCCGAATACGACTTCGACAAACGTCAAGAAGTTCACGAAGGTATTGAGAAATTTAGAGAAGAACTACAAGCAGCCAGAGAAAAGGTAACAGCTGGGAAAACACAAACAGCTAATAATCCAAAAATATTAGTTGCCATAGCAACTAAAGGCGGTGGTTTAGTTAACCAACACTTTGGTCATGCCAAAGAATTTCAAATTTACGAAGTAGACGGAACAGAGGTACGCTTTATCAGTCACCGCAAAGTAGACCATTATTGTCAAGGTGGATACGGCGAAGCAGCCACATTTGACAATATTGTGAAGACTATCGCAGATTGCAAAGCAGTTTTGATTTCCAAAATCGGCGAATCCCCCAAAGAAAAACTGCTCCAAGCTGGAATACAGGCTGTTGAAGCTTACGACGTGATTGAGAAGGTTGCTTTAGAGTTTTACGAGCAATGGAATAAGGGCTAA
- a CDS encoding APC family permease, with translation MSGHTDYNLLEQVQSNGKAAPKPLLTLSDAVALIVGIVIGAGIFETPALVASQAGSDVAVMLLWLAGGLVSIIGALCYAELATTYPNVGGAYYYLKRAFGQKIAFLFAWARLTVVQTGSIALLAFVFGDYASEILRLGTFSSSIYAAVVISLLTVLNIVGLQQGKQTQNLLTAAKVLGLLLVVIFGLMASGNSSVTVESTSSGNWGLAMVFVLLSYGGWNEAAYISAEIQDRQRNIVRSLVWGIGIITAIYLLINLAYLRGLGLANMAQSSAVAADLLRTIWGTPGALFISFLIAICTLGATNATIFTGARTNYALGQDIALFNFMGRWQQAPSTPTTALIVQAAIALALVLLGTFTRKGFETMVDYTAPVFWFFFLLSGISLLVLRQREPHILRPFCVPFYPITPLLFCAVCGYLLYSSIVYTNVGAVVGVLVVAAGIPILFWNRYRSRG, from the coding sequence GTGAGTGGACATACAGACTACAACTTACTAGAGCAAGTACAGAGTAATGGTAAAGCAGCACCCAAGCCATTGCTAACTTTATCAGATGCAGTTGCTCTCATTGTTGGGATTGTCATTGGTGCAGGCATTTTTGAAACACCTGCACTAGTAGCTAGCCAAGCTGGAAGTGATGTTGCGGTAATGTTATTGTGGTTAGCTGGTGGCTTAGTATCTATCATTGGTGCATTGTGCTATGCCGAGTTAGCCACAACTTATCCGAATGTGGGTGGAGCTTATTATTATTTAAAACGGGCATTTGGACAAAAAATTGCCTTTTTATTTGCTTGGGCAAGACTGACAGTGGTGCAAACTGGTTCTATTGCTCTGTTAGCATTTGTCTTTGGTGACTATGCGTCTGAAATTTTGCGGCTAGGGACATTTTCATCTTCCATCTATGCCGCAGTAGTAATTAGTCTACTAACAGTCTTAAATATCGTTGGTTTACAACAGGGAAAGCAAACACAAAACTTACTCACGGCTGCTAAAGTATTGGGTTTGTTGCTAGTAGTAATTTTCGGGCTAATGGCTAGTGGTAATTCATCAGTAACAGTAGAATCAACTTCCTCGGGAAATTGGGGACTAGCAATGGTGTTTGTCTTGCTATCCTATGGTGGCTGGAACGAAGCGGCGTATATTTCCGCAGAAATACAAGATAGACAACGGAATATAGTGCGATCGCTAGTTTGGGGTATTGGCATTATCACCGCAATTTACCTACTGATCAATCTAGCTTACCTACGCGGCTTAGGACTTGCGAACATGGCGCAATCTTCAGCAGTAGCCGCAGATTTACTGCGTACTATTTGGGGTACACCAGGAGCTTTATTTATCAGCTTCTTAATTGCCATTTGTACTCTAGGAGCTACCAACGCCACCATTTTTACTGGCGCACGTACTAATTACGCTTTAGGTCAAGATATTGCCCTATTTAACTTTATGGGACGCTGGCAACAAGCACCCAGTACACCGACAACTGCCTTAATTGTACAAGCAGCGATCGCTCTTGCCTTAGTTCTATTAGGCACATTCACCCGCAAGGGTTTTGAAACGATGGTGGATTACACCGCCCCTGTATTCTGGTTCTTTTTCCTACTTTCAGGCATTTCACTACTGGTATTACGTCAGCGAGAACCACACATACTGCGTCCCTTTTGTGTGCCATTTTATCCTATTACACCATTACTATTTTGTGCCGTTTGCGGCTACTTGCTGTACTCCAGCATAGTTTATACCAATGTGGGCGCAGTCGTTGGCGTTTTAGTAGTAGCCGCAGGTATCCCCATATTGTTTTGGAATCGATACCGCAGTAGGGGTTAA
- a CDS encoding class I SAM-dependent methyltransferase, whose product MQLQKILLSVVTGVSVVSLGLAGCTPQQNNVEEQTQANAPTLTGQTETQAQAPTTQLQERPGDVPYVPTPQSVVDAMLKVANVGKNDIIYDLGSGDGRIVNTAAQRFGTQGVGIDISPERIQEANANAQKAGVSDRVKFVQQDLFKTDFSDATVVTLYLLPDINLRLRPILFKQLKPGTRIVSHAFDMGDWKPEKTLQVDGRTVYYWVIPEQVPDNLRQ is encoded by the coding sequence ATGCAGTTGCAAAAAATCTTATTATCTGTAGTTACAGGTGTTAGTGTTGTTAGCTTGGGGTTAGCTGGCTGTACACCGCAACAAAATAATGTAGAAGAACAGACACAAGCTAATGCACCGACTTTAACAGGCCAAACTGAAACTCAAGCACAAGCGCCTACAACCCAACTACAAGAACGTCCTGGGGATGTTCCCTATGTACCCACACCGCAGTCTGTGGTAGATGCGATGTTAAAAGTAGCCAATGTGGGTAAAAATGATATTATTTACGACTTAGGCAGTGGTGATGGACGTATTGTCAACACAGCAGCCCAAAGATTTGGAACACAGGGCGTTGGTATAGATATTAGTCCAGAACGGATTCAAGAAGCTAATGCAAATGCTCAAAAAGCAGGAGTGAGCGATCGCGTAAAATTTGTTCAGCAAGACTTATTCAAAACCGATTTTAGCGACGCTACAGTAGTTACTCTCTATCTTTTGCCAGATATCAATCTGAGATTGCGTCCCATATTATTTAAGCAGCTTAAACCTGGTACTCGCATTGTCTCCCACGCTTTTGATATGGGTGACTGGAAACCAGAAAAGACACTGCAAGTAGACGGTAGAACTGTTTACTATTGGGTTATTCCTGAACAAGTACCAGATAATTTACGCCAATAG
- a CDS encoding glycoside hydrolase 100 family protein, producing METRPINQQFFQETASWQFLKNSIIYYRGQPIGTVAAQDPELAALNYDQCFLRDFVPSAFVFLMNGQTDIVRNFLIETLTLQSHEKQMDCFQPGAGLMPASFKVELNGSEEYLVADFGEQAIARVPPVDSCMWWILLLRAYVTATGDLPLVRQPQFQQGIKLILDLCLVHRFSMYPTMLVPDGAFMIDRRMGVYEHPLEIQVLLYAALRAARELLLPDRDGEKYLKKVHDRLGALQYHIRNYYWVDLKRLREIYRYKGNEFGKEVANKFNIFSQSIPSWVIEWLPENGGYLAGNLGPGRMDFRFFALGNLMAILAGLASEAESQRIMNLFVHRWEDLIGHMPVKICYPALQGLEWQIVTGCDPKNIPWSYHNGGNWPVLLWLFTAAALKTGRVELAHEAIAIAESRLTEDKFPEYYDGKNGRLIGKEARIYQTWTIAGLLVAKQFLANPDHIQLISFPETFIGNGCSL from the coding sequence ATGGAAACTCGTCCAATTAATCAACAATTTTTTCAGGAAACAGCAAGTTGGCAATTTCTCAAAAATTCCATTATTTATTATAGGGGACAACCCATTGGTACTGTAGCTGCACAAGACCCAGAATTAGCTGCACTCAACTATGACCAGTGTTTCCTGCGTGATTTTGTTCCTTCTGCTTTTGTGTTTCTGATGAATGGACAAACGGATATTGTTCGCAATTTCCTCATAGAAACATTGACATTACAAAGTCATGAGAAGCAGATGGACTGCTTTCAACCAGGAGCAGGCTTAATGCCTGCAAGTTTCAAAGTAGAATTAAATGGTAGTGAAGAATATTTAGTTGCTGATTTTGGTGAACAAGCGATCGCCCGAGTTCCACCAGTTGATTCTTGTATGTGGTGGATACTTTTGTTGCGGGCTTATGTAACAGCCACGGGTGATTTACCTCTAGTACGTCAGCCACAATTTCAACAGGGAATTAAGTTAATTTTAGATTTGTGCTTGGTACATCGATTTTCCATGTACCCAACTATGTTAGTTCCCGATGGGGCATTTATGATTGACCGCCGTATGGGAGTCTATGAACACCCCCTAGAAATTCAGGTATTACTTTATGCTGCACTGAGGGCGGCACGTGAGTTACTTCTACCTGATAGAGATGGTGAAAAGTATCTCAAAAAAGTTCATGACAGATTAGGGGCTTTGCAATATCATATCCGTAATTATTACTGGGTAGATTTAAAGAGATTAAGAGAAATTTATCGTTACAAAGGTAATGAATTTGGTAAAGAAGTTGCCAATAAATTTAACATTTTCTCTCAATCTATTCCCAGTTGGGTGATTGAGTGGCTACCTGAAAACGGTGGATATTTAGCTGGAAATTTAGGGCCAGGAAGAATGGATTTCCGCTTTTTCGCTTTGGGAAACTTGATGGCAATTTTAGCAGGGCTAGCCAGCGAAGCAGAATCTCAACGTATTATGAATTTATTTGTTCATCGTTGGGAAGACCTAATCGGACATATGCCAGTAAAAATTTGTTATCCAGCTTTGCAAGGTTTAGAATGGCAGATTGTTACAGGATGTGACCCCAAAAATATTCCTTGGTCTTATCACAATGGCGGAAACTGGCCGGTTTTACTTTGGTTATTTACGGCTGCGGCTCTGAAAACAGGTAGAGTAGAACTTGCCCATGAAGCGATCGCTATTGCCGAAAGTCGTTTAACCGAGGATAAATTCCCCGAATACTACGATGGTAAAAATGGTCGTCTCATCGGTAAAGAAGCCAGAATTTATCAAACTTGGACTATTGCTGGATTATTGGTAGCAAAACAGTTCTTAGCTAATCCAGATCATATCCAATTAATCAGTTTCCCTGAAACCTTTATCGGTAATGGTTGCAGCCTTTAG
- the panB gene encoding 3-methyl-2-oxobutanoate hydroxymethyltransferase, producing the protein MPVTTQQLIQWKQQGRAIVALTAWDYAIAQILDAAGVDLILVGDSMAVMLGYKTTLPITLEEMLHHAKAVCRGVQRALVVVDLPFLTYQESIQQAIQSAGRVLKETGAQAVKLEGGYPAMVETVTRLVQAGIPVMGHVGLTPQSIHQLGLRKQGKTQETAERIFNEAIALEQAGVFSLVLEHIPADLAMQITQKISIPTIGIGAGSHCDGQVLVTSDVLGLSERQPPFAKVYTNLRATITQAVQDYSAEVRDRQFPK; encoded by the coding sequence ATGCCAGTCACTACCCAGCAATTAATTCAATGGAAACAACAAGGACGCGCAATTGTGGCGTTGACGGCTTGGGATTATGCGATCGCCCAAATTCTCGATGCTGCTGGTGTAGACTTAATCCTGGTGGGTGACTCGATGGCGGTGATGTTGGGGTACAAAACAACGCTGCCAATTACATTAGAAGAAATGTTACACCACGCTAAAGCTGTTTGTCGTGGTGTACAACGGGCTTTAGTGGTTGTGGATTTACCATTTTTGACTTATCAAGAAAGTATTCAACAAGCCATCCAATCGGCGGGGAGAGTATTAAAGGAAACTGGCGCTCAGGCTGTAAAATTGGAAGGTGGCTATCCGGCAATGGTGGAGACTGTGACGCGGTTAGTGCAAGCAGGAATACCAGTGATGGGTCATGTGGGTTTGACTCCCCAATCAATTCATCAGTTAGGGTTGCGAAAACAGGGTAAGACTCAAGAAACAGCCGAGAGGATTTTTAATGAAGCGATCGCCTTAGAACAAGCTGGTGTATTTTCTCTGGTATTAGAGCATATTCCCGCAGATTTAGCAATGCAGATTACCCAAAAAATCAGCATTCCCACTATTGGTATTGGTGCGGGTTCTCATTGCGATGGTCAGGTTTTAGTTACTTCTGATGTGCTTGGTTTATCCGAGAGGCAACCACCATTTGCCAAAGTCTACACTAATTTACGTGCAACAATTACCCAAGCCGTGCAAGATTATTCTGCGGAAGTACGCGATCGCCAGTTTCCTAAATAA
- a CDS encoding ligand-binding sensor domain-containing protein, producing MVLFRKRTNLFITSTLLGLISLPSMSVLGIANLATAQEADTNAPTQKTPDIKPSELKPAYPASAPPSRLDPLPDERDMQERTVETDYRVSNLLGDFAGNLWVGSWRGLSRIDPKTGKILARVSLPNVAIGALAQDKVGRLWVGTYEGLMRIEPRTNEITAQNLFLPSKRVLSLLTDKRGYLWVGTDNGLALVSPDQGLIMTTVKNLPGVSANTLTLDADGQLWVGTLDGVVRINTANALVMKRINDLPGTTVQALAISPEGLIWAGMPNNLLVINPKTGIVLRSVARLRGKNVTAVRFAKDGSVWVGTNNGLLRLNPNTGAVLDEVAGLPSSRVLSLVPDVASKLWIGTSEGLAWLMPKMDKAQAHLAFSRAVK from the coding sequence GTGGTGTTATTTCGCAAGCGTACTAATTTATTTATTACTTCTACATTGCTGGGGTTAATCAGTTTACCAAGCATGAGTGTTCTGGGTATAGCTAATCTTGCAACTGCACAAGAAGCTGACACTAATGCACCAACACAAAAAACCCCTGATATTAAACCATCAGAACTCAAGCCTGCCTATCCTGCATCTGCACCACCATCACGGTTAGACCCCCTACCCGATGAACGGGACATGCAAGAACGTACAGTAGAAACTGATTATCGGGTGAGTAACTTACTAGGAGATTTTGCTGGTAATCTCTGGGTGGGTTCTTGGCGAGGTCTATCACGGATAGACCCGAAAACAGGTAAGATTTTAGCGCGTGTGAGTTTACCCAATGTGGCTATTGGTGCTTTGGCACAAGATAAAGTTGGACGCTTGTGGGTAGGAACTTATGAAGGATTAATGCGCATCGAACCCCGCACTAATGAAATTACAGCGCAGAATTTATTTTTGCCTTCCAAACGAGTATTATCGCTGTTAACTGATAAGCGGGGTTATTTATGGGTAGGAACCGACAATGGTTTAGCCCTAGTTAGTCCTGACCAAGGTTTAATTATGACCACAGTTAAAAATTTACCCGGTGTCAGTGCTAATACCTTGACGTTGGATGCTGATGGTCAACTTTGGGTAGGGACTTTGGATGGGGTGGTACGCATCAATACTGCTAATGCTTTAGTGATGAAGCGAATTAACGATTTACCCGGTACAACAGTACAAGCTTTAGCCATCAGTCCAGAAGGTTTAATTTGGGCGGGAATGCCTAATAATTTGCTCGTGATTAATCCAAAAACTGGTATAGTTTTACGGTCTGTGGCGCGTTTACGAGGTAAAAATGTCACAGCAGTACGCTTTGCTAAAGATGGTAGTGTTTGGGTGGGTACTAACAATGGTTTGTTACGATTAAATCCAAATACAGGCGCGGTATTAGATGAGGTCGCGGGACTACCTTCTAGTCGAGTTTTATCTCTTGTACCTGACGTTGCTAGTAAATTATGGATTGGTACTAGTGAAGGGTTGGCTTGGTTGATGCCTAAAATGGATAAAGCTCAAGCTCATTTAGCTTTCAGTCGTGCTGTTAAATAG
- a CDS encoding form I ribulose bisphosphate carboxylase large subunit, producing the protein MSYAQTKTQSKAGYKAGVQDYRLTYYTPDYTPKDTDILAAFRVTPQPGVPFEEAAAAVAAESSTGTWTTVWTDLLTDLDRYKGRCYDIEPVPGEDNQFIAYIAYPLDLFEEGSITNVLTSIVGNVFGFKALRALRLEDLRFPVAYIKTFQGPPHGIQVERDKLNKYGRPLLGCTIKPKLGLSAKNYGRAVYECLRGGLDFTKDDENINSAPFQRWRDRFLFVADAITKAQAETGEIKGHYLNVTAPTCEEMLKRAEYAKELDQPIIMHDYLTAGFTANTTLARWCRDNGVLLHIHRAMHAVIDRQKNHGIHFRVLAKALRLSGGDHIHTGTVVGKLEGERGITMGFVDLLRENYIEQDKSRGIYFTQDWASLPGVMAVASGGIHVWHMPALVEIFGDDSVLQFGGGTLGHPWGNAPGATANRVALEAVVQARNEGRNLAREGNDVIREAAKWSPELAAACELWKEIKFEFEAMDTV; encoded by the coding sequence ATGTCTTACGCTCAAACGAAGACTCAGTCAAAAGCTGGGTATAAAGCCGGGGTTCAAGATTACAGACTAACTTATTACACACCAGACTACACCCCTAAAGATACAGATATTCTGGCGGCGTTCCGTGTTACACCCCAGCCTGGAGTTCCCTTTGAAGAAGCAGCTGCGGCTGTAGCGGCTGAGTCTTCTACTGGTACTTGGACAACCGTATGGACAGACTTATTAACTGACCTAGATCGTTACAAAGGTCGTTGCTACGATATCGAACCAGTTCCTGGCGAAGACAACCAGTTTATTGCTTACATTGCCTATCCTCTGGATCTCTTTGAAGAAGGCTCCATCACCAACGTTTTAACCTCAATTGTAGGTAACGTATTTGGTTTTAAAGCTCTGCGGGCATTGCGTTTGGAAGACCTTCGCTTTCCTGTTGCTTACATTAAGACCTTCCAAGGCCCTCCTCACGGTATCCAAGTTGAGCGTGACAAATTAAACAAATATGGTCGTCCTTTGTTGGGTTGTACCATCAAACCAAAATTAGGTCTATCTGCTAAGAACTACGGACGCGCTGTGTATGAGTGTTTGCGCGGTGGTTTGGACTTCACCAAAGACGACGAAAACATCAACTCTGCACCATTCCAAAGATGGCGCGATCGCTTCTTGTTTGTAGCTGATGCTATCACCAAAGCTCAAGCAGAAACAGGCGAAATTAAAGGTCACTACCTAAACGTAACCGCTCCTACCTGCGAAGAAATGTTGAAGCGGGCTGAGTACGCTAAAGAACTCGACCAGCCTATCATCATGCACGACTACCTAACCGCAGGTTTCACCGCTAACACCACCTTGGCTCGTTGGTGTCGTGATAACGGAGTTCTACTGCACATCCACCGCGCGATGCACGCAGTAATCGACCGTCAAAAGAACCACGGTATCCACTTCCGTGTATTGGCAAAAGCACTACGTCTATCTGGTGGCGACCACATCCACACCGGTACAGTTGTAGGTAAGTTGGAAGGTGAACGTGGTATCACAATGGGCTTCGTTGACCTATTGCGTGAAAACTACATTGAACAAGACAAGTCTCGCGGTATCTACTTTACCCAAGACTGGGCTTCTCTACCTGGTGTAATGGCAGTTGCTTCCGGTGGTATCCACGTATGGCACATGCCCGCACTAGTTGAAATCTTCGGTGATGACTCCGTACTACAATTCGGTGGTGGTACACTAGGTCACCCCTGGGGTAACGCTCCTGGTGCTACTGCTAACCGCGTAGCGTTAGAAGCAGTAGTCCAAGCTCGTAACGAAGGTCGCAACTTGGCTCGTGAAGGTAACGACGTTATCCGCGAAGCTGCTAAGTGGTCTCCTGAATTGGCTGCTGCTTGCGAACTGTGGAAAGAAATCAAGTTCGAGTTTGAGGCAATGGATACCGTCTGA
- the rcbX gene encoding RuBisCO chaperone RbcX: MNLKQIAKDTAKTLQSYLTYQALRTVLAQIGETNPPLAIWLHNFSVGKVQNGETFIEELFREKPDLALRIMTVREHIAEEVADFLPEMVKSGIQQANMEQRRQHLERITQLSLSNPSPEIDQQKLSDPDWDNLAS, translated from the coding sequence ATGAATCTCAAGCAAATTGCGAAGGATACTGCCAAAACTCTCCAAAGCTACCTGACTTATCAGGCACTGAGGACTGTACTGGCGCAGATAGGCGAAACGAATCCACCGTTGGCGATTTGGCTGCACAATTTTTCCGTCGGCAAAGTTCAAAATGGAGAAACCTTCATTGAAGAACTATTCCGAGAAAAGCCAGATTTGGCATTGCGAATTATGACAGTGAGAGAACATATTGCTGAAGAAGTCGCTGATTTTTTACCGGAGATGGTCAAGAGTGGGATTCAGCAAGCCAACATGGAACAACGTCGCCAGCATCTAGAACGCATAACGCAATTGAGTTTATCTAACCCAAGTCCTGAAATAGACCAGCAGAAATTATCCGATCCTGATTGGGATAACTTAGCCAGTTAG
- a CDS encoding ribulose bisphosphate carboxylase small subunit: MQTLPKERRYETLSYLPPLTDVQIEKQVQYILNQGYFPAIEFNEQSEPTEYYWTLWKLPLFNAKSTREVLAEVQSCRSQYPGHYIRVVGFDNIKQCQILSFIVHKPSRY; encoded by the coding sequence ATGCAAACCTTACCAAAAGAGCGTCGTTACGAAACCCTTTCTTACTTACCTCCCCTCACCGATGTTCAAATTGAAAAGCAAGTTCAGTACATTCTGAACCAAGGCTACTTTCCAGCCATTGAGTTCAACGAACAATCTGAACCTACCGAATATTACTGGACACTGTGGAAGCTACCCCTGTTCAACGCTAAAAGCACCCGCGAAGTATTGGCAGAAGTTCAATCTTGTCGTTCTCAATATCCTGGCCACTACATCCGTGTAGTAGGATTTGACAACATCAAACAGTGCCAAATCCTCAGCTTCATCGTTCACAAACCCAGCAGATACTAA
- a CDS encoding zinc metalloprotease HtpX, producing the protein MGNQFKTLALLAALSGLLIAISYWVIGGSGGLIIGIGLAAVTNLLSWYQSDKIALAAYQAQPVSESQAPELYRIVRKLSQRANIPMPGIYIVPGQTANAFATGRDPEHAAVAVTEGILNILPEDELEGVIAHEFTHIINRDTLTQAVAATVAGAISFLAQMVSYSLWFGGVGGRDNERGGNPLGVLLTVLLAPIAATIIQLAISRTREFSADAGSAKLTGNPRALARALQRLEATARQLPLNANPAFEPLLIINPISGQFLGNLFSSHPSTEERVQALLKLEQLQAVRG; encoded by the coding sequence ATGGGAAATCAATTTAAAACGCTTGCTTTGCTGGCTGCCCTTAGCGGCTTATTAATTGCTATTAGTTATTGGGTAATTGGTGGTAGTGGCGGTTTGATTATTGGTATTGGCTTGGCAGCAGTGACAAACCTGCTTTCATGGTATCAATCAGATAAGATTGCCTTAGCAGCTTATCAAGCCCAGCCTGTAAGCGAAAGTCAAGCACCAGAACTATATCGCATTGTGCGGAAATTATCGCAACGCGCTAATATTCCTATGCCGGGAATTTACATCGTTCCCGGCCAAACTGCTAATGCTTTTGCCACAGGACGAGATCCAGAACACGCGGCTGTAGCAGTTACTGAAGGAATTTTAAATATATTGCCAGAAGATGAATTAGAAGGTGTCATTGCTCACGAATTTACACATATTATTAACCGCGACACCTTAACACAAGCTGTAGCTGCTACTGTTGCTGGTGCTATCTCCTTCTTGGCGCAGATGGTGAGTTATAGCTTGTGGTTCGGCGGAGTTGGGGGACGAGATAACGAAAGAGGTGGAAATCCTTTAGGCGTTTTGTTAACTGTTCTGCTTGCACCAATAGCTGCAACTATTATTCAGTTAGCCATTTCCCGCACCAGAGAGTTTTCTGCTGATGCTGGTTCTGCCAAATTAACAGGTAATCCCCGCGCTCTAGCTCGTGCATTACAAAGATTAGAAGCCACAGCACGACAATTACCTTTAAATGCTAACCCAGCTTTTGAACCCTTATTAATTATCAATCCCATCTCTGGGCAGTTTTTAGGTAACTTGTTCTCTAGCCATCCATCTACAGAAGAAAGAGTTCAAGCACTGCTCAAGTTAGAGCAACTTCAAGCGGTTAGAGGTTAG